ATGTGTTGTTAACattcctttgtttattattggtTGATATTGATATCATGGTGGCTTTTAATCGATCACACTCTTTTTTTGGCTTTGAGAATAGAAATCCAAAGAGCATTTGGTTAAGTTAGTAACTTCCTTCAACCTTCACAAGAAAAGCTGAATTCATGTCTCTATCTAGCTTGCCTACCATCACAAATAATTAGGGCAATGAGAGAGACTTGCATTCAAAATAACTGTTCATTTGACAAGCTGTCCCCCTCTTGAATTTGTGACTAGAGATAAACAGCTTAATTAAATGTTTTCTTATCACCTGAACTTGAGAAAATTTCAAACTTCCCACGaaatcatcatttaaattttgagttTCTTCTTGCTTCTTGggaatgaattattttaatatatgtgtGTATGGGAGCGTGCTAGTGTTGAAAAAAAAACGTCGTTAGAAAGAAATTTCTTgccatttgaaaattattttagctcaaataaaaatcatgatGACTCTTGTAAGTCTTGTTGACTTTATCCATCCTAATGATCAAATGGATTCAGTGACTCTAGACTAGAATAGAGGCAAGCACGAggattcttcctttttttttttctaccttGCTCAACACGTTGAAGACTTTTCGTTAAGATTCTCCCCCCAACCACTATAAATTTGGCACCCAAAAAACTTGAACTAAAACTTAGCTGAGATATTAGCCATGAATATCATCAGAATGGGACTACTTGTGTGCTCAAGCTTGCCCCTTTTGAGCTGCTTTATGGAACTTTTTGTTGCTGCCACTGCTTCTCAACCACACTTCAACACCGCGTCGTCCGAGGAAAATAAGATGCACAAGAAGAAAGATGTATCAATCACTGCTAATGTGGCAGCCCAAAAGCACTTTCGACAAATTCAACAAATATGTTAAGGGGATCTTGAATTCAAGTTTTGGAGGTAGTATAGTAATGTTTTGTGATAATATTTAGGAGTCATATCTAATTTTCTCAATTAATGTTGTTAGACTTCTTAAAATTCTGGGCAGAAATTTCCATTAGGCATAAGTTTGACCACTATATGTAAACCTTAATTGATTGTTGTGTTGTCTGAGTGCTTCTTGTATTGTATTAGTAGCTGATTTTTAGGTTTGTTGACTTTTGGTATACAAGAAAAATTAGTACTGACTGGTGGCGGCTGCTACAAGTGTTGAAACTCAGAAACAAGTGAGAACAAAAGGGGTTATATTAAATGTGACCAAAATATTGTTATTCTGAATCTATATTCTTAATGGTGATGATAAAGTGCAAACTCAAAAACCACCCATAACTAAATCTAAACCAATCATAGGTAACTTCAGACAAGCAATGTTAGCTCAGCTGGCTGTACAATACTAATCGCATAACATCCCACACAAATTCAGGATGGTGTTGAGGACACTGATTTGATTTCCTTAACCATAGTTTGTTCCTGTCTTCCTGAGATGAGACTGGACCATGACTTGGTGGGGCTTGTGTGTCCATAATTAACTTTTCTCCCAGGCTTATTAATCAATTATTCATCCACACACAGCAACTTCCAAACCCTAGGATCTGTATAAAATTTGTGCCAGACATGCATACTTGCATCTAATTGGATTTAAATGGAAGTGGTAAaaggaaaaaggtgcctgggaGCCAGGGGAAGATAACCAATTCTCAATGGCTTCTTAGTTCTGAGTGGGATGAGATTCATTTAGATATTCTTTGTCACAAACGATTTTGTCaatcatttataatataaaatagatgatgatacTTTGTAAATCGGTATAAATAGGTAAAtcgaaattattattaaatgaagataaaaaaaagtcatttttttaatattctatatatataggatTTTGAAATACTTACGGAGTAAGAGTAAAGATTCAGGCAAATTAATctgtcttgattttttttttatacttaatgaAATTACTCAATGAATTAATGAAATGGGATAAAACAGAAATCTTATTATTTCTACCTGTTAGTAACATTCATTTAGTTAAAACTTCTGAGGTTGTTTCTCGATGTGTTGTTCATgcttaatattttttgattttacTGAAGTTCTGGGACTAACAGAGCAGATGAAAATAACTcagtcattttttttcttttttgtttcaattaagtatctcttaattaatattaatgctCAGATAAGAAATACAAAGAAATCTTCCTAGCCAATACTGAATAGCAAAATGGATGACCAACACTAAGCAGTATCGAAATCACTGTATAAacacgtttttttttaattaattaaattcaaaagaatGCAACCAATTAACAATGATTTACTTTGTGATATCTTTGAAACTTGTTTGCTTATAAGCTTTGGGTTAACTATCATACTCACAAAGTTCActaaaacaactttaaaaacTAGATTAAAACTAAACCATGTAATGATTGAGGACTTGCTAACCCATAAATTAAAGAGTTTTTGTCGAAGTGTTATTTTTGTAGAACATGATaagttatttaaagaaaaattattaaatgcttgtatttttttatttgatgattttcatttttaattagtacGTTATCAAAACTCTACTAAATTCTAAACTCAGCTGTGAGGATTTATCATCTGGGGAATGAGTGTCGAATTAGGATAATGAAACCTTACACCCTAATCTTTGATAAATTCTAGCTGAGCTTTGACGTGTGCCACTACTAACAACTTAAGTACTTTATTAGCTTGGACTGCTTTAAATGGTGCAACTACAGCACATGCACATCATAAGCACATTATTTGATCTTAATTACTCGTCTGTATTTGACAGGATATGACACTTTTTGTGCGGTTAATAAGATCAAATAACATGCTAATTTCTAGAAAGCACAACACGTTACAAGGCACTTTACTATATGGTTGTGAAGAGCCATAATATGGAGGCCTAATGTGTTTCATGGACTAAATACAGCTTCTGACCATCCTTGATCATGTCCACATCAGTAACTTTACCAGCATCTTCTGATAAAATACAAGCATCGCCAGAAAATTCTATTTGTTCTGCCGCTGATTTGATTAGCTCTTGTATGGAGTGTGGAATCCATAATACAATTCCATGTCTTCTATTATCTTTCGGATCCCACGGGTGGTAAGGGAACACTGTGCACTTCTTTGGATGCATTTTGTCTGAAAATGGTAAACGAAATTAAGGTTTACAGCACTTGTTGAACTAGAGTCTAGAAAAAATAGAGATGAGCAGGCATAAAATGCATATCAAATTGgaacaaaattatgtttttttttgtctgctAGCTTTTCATGGAAGGGGTAGAACTATTTGCTACTATTCATTTAATTGCTTAAACATTAAGTTTGAGAGACAATGTCTGCTTAACCTAAAACATAGGGAACTACAATAATGTTgaccccaaaaataaaatttaacatgaaAATGAAGTAGTGATCTAtgagggaaaaataaaataaaacattgctAAGATGTAAGGCTACGTAATAATACATTCTGGTGCATGCTATGAAACTCTTAGGAGTTTTGCTCTAGTATGGAGGAGTTAATCTCTCTAAATTGCTGAGTAGCCCATTCTATTACACTTCCTAGTCCCACCACCTATTACAAAAACTAGAAAGGTATCCCAATATGCCAGTACCTGTATATTCTTGGGATGGGAATTCTGACAGTTGAGCAGATTTTGCATCTTCCAGAAGCTTGATCAGGTTCTTATTTCCACACATCCGAGCTTCATCAAGCGGCGTATTTCCCCATCTGTTtgtaatgaaatgaaaatgaacgAGAAGTTTTAGTTATGCTATTTTTGGTGTAATtatgaaaaggaaagaaacaatAAACAGAAGTTATATTCTTAATGAATTCAGTAAGACTTTTGAAATTGGGGAAAATATacaaaaggaaagagagaaacaATATATTTGAGTGATGAATGATACCTGTCTTTGGTAAAAACACTAGCTCCTCCTTCTAATAGCAACTTTGCCATGAAATATAAACCTTCAGCTGCAGCAATGTGAAGAGGACTTCGGTAATCATAATCTTTTAAGTTAGGATCCATGCCATTGGATAAAAGTCTTTTAAGATAATCTGAATCTCCCCTTGCAACTGCAGTACACAAAAAACTACCAGCATTTTCAATCTTCATAGAGGCCCCTTCTCTAACAAGTAAAGAAGCAACCCGATCATGTCCATTCTTAACTGCTTCAAGTAAGGGTGTGTTCCCGAAGTTATCTATAAAATTACCCAAATAATGATGGTTGTGTCAGGCTGTGAGTCAAAATTTAAGTGTCTCGTAGCAATGAATATTTAGTAAGTTAGACAGTTACCTTTAATATTGACATCTACACGTTCTTGAATAAGGAAAAGTGTGATATCTTCATATCCTCTAGATGCTGCAAGATGCTATCGTTAAAAGCAAAAGGGGTTCATATCAGGCAAGTATTTTTCATAACAGAATCTATATGTTGCCAAGTTGTTTTTTTACCAGCAACATCATAGATGAAGAGAAAGCAACAGAATATTTACAAGACATCATAAGAAGATGCAAGCGCCTTACCAAAGGTGACCTTCCATCATAATCTGTCTTGTTGGGATCAGCTCCAGCGCGAATTAAACCTTTTAGCTGATACAGATCCCCATTGAAAGCTGCATTATTGACCTTCAAAGCAAGCTCAGCTTCTTGCTTTCCAATATGAAATGTGATGTCTGACTCCAACTGCTTATCTCGAAAAGATTCTTTTCCctatataatatgaaaaatttatctGTCTCGTGatcagaaattaataaattataatcttaAATGTGTAACTTGATACATCCATTGCTTGTTCAAGCAGAGAGTAGCATagtgtattttttattcatgtcaGAGTCAGATACTCTACTAAAGGGAGGAGGACATGAGAAATAACATATATAACATTATTACCTCTAGAAGGTTGTTTAATACTTTCCTTCCATCATAAAAGTATATGTCTAGGATATTTGTAAATGATTGTTTATCAAGTCGCAGGAGTCTACTCAGTTCACAAACACGGACAGTATATGGTTGAGGAATGTTGCAAAGAATAGATATTTCTCCGAATGAACTGTTAGGCTGCAGAAGTGAAACAGTTTCTTCAGTCCCATCTTCAGCAGTGCCTACTTCCTCCTGAACAGAAACAGTTTTCAGTATTCAAAAAGCATAAACTGAAATCAGTCTTCTGTGGAATATTTTTGATGAATTAGTTCTAAAGTTCTACTAAAGAGGCTTCCTGTCTGATAACCTACTGTTCGTGTGCATACTTTCTCATGTGGGAAATTTATAAGATTCTCAGGCCCTTTATTCACGTAAATACTTTCTTAAGGTGATACAATACAAATAAGTAAGAAAATTCAGCATCGCTCAGCTTGTCCCATGCCTAAAAAGACATGCATAGAAAGCATGTctataattcaaataattaagaagctataactaaaaatatcagAAACCTtagcagaagaaaaaaatagaaattgagCAATTGCAAAAGGGTTTGTGGAAATATAAAATCATACCAGTACTCCATGGCAGACAAAATATAGTTGATCCACAACATTTCCTTGTTCCATTATAACTTCCCCTGGAAGAAAGAACTCCTCATGGAGCCTAATAACCTGAAGGATCAAAAGAGCATAAATTATCATCACTTCAACATCACACATACAGAAGAGGATAATGGAAGATGAAGAAACTCTCATTAAAGGTACATTTAGACATATCCATTCAGCAGAAGAGGCCCgtgctaggattttttttatcaacatgaAGTTCAATCTTGAAAGTAAATGTGACTATTTCAGATTTTCAGTTTTTGTGTAGCTAGTATTCTTCATCCCATCAAGTTATTCAACGATGAAATTGTTGTTGATTACATAGATTCATAGCAAAAAGTAGCTGACATCTCCAAAAAACTTAAAACACTGATAACCATTTCCGGTTTACCAGCAGGACCAATGGCATGAAAATATTCATGTTTCAGTGTTAAAGTCTATACAGCAAAAAAATTACTTAGTTTTCGTTGTAATTTCTAGATTATAGATAAAgtacaaaagagaaaagagagattTGTATGACAAAAATACAGATAATCATAATGCCATTTCATATTGACATGCTTGGCAATGGAAAAATGATTACTTACAATCTGACGGATGAATTCAGAAGAGCATCCCTTAAAAAGAGAAACCTTTTCAATGTACGGCAAATATAATGTTTGGGATATCTGCAGAAATTAATTAGATCACTACATCATTCAAGACCAAAAACGatggaaacaataaaatatgtCCTTCTCTAAAGGCATGAATTCGAAGTATATACTGACAGCTTTATTATATTATGAGACCAAGAGTAATCTCTTTAATTCAAGTATAAGCACCTTGTTCCCCCAAAAATGAACAGAAtagaataaaaaaggaaatgttCAAACTCATTCTTTAAATAAAACAGCAAAAATACCTACAAATGCAGAAAAATTCTAAACAACCCACCAACATGGAAAATATGACAAAAAAAGGTGGCCTATAAGCTAGGCTACAACTCCAGTAGAAAATTTGTGGGGGCAAGGCAggtcaaaggaaaaaaaacagcaaatatgttgcaaaaaaaaacttaaaagaaatgagTAGGTGAAAAGATAGAGCAATCAGAAAAGTGAATCTGTCCAACACTATATTGGGATCCTTATTAATTTTCTGAATTTATATTAACTGAAAATGGAACTTAGAACGATCACACTTTAATCTATCATAAGTGAATAGCAGGCAATACACAATATAACATGCCAGTCCCTTGTAGCCTAAAATTGTATACTATCTATGCTGAGAAAGAGTTGTGCGTAGATGTTTCCAATATGCACCAGTATGaacttaatgaaataataaatcatttttcacCCTAAACTGTCATTTTCAACACTAAACTGACATTTTAAATAGTATCTTTCTTTGCATATTTATTGTATACTTTTCTTACACATTACTCATACTTTTATATTAGTAAATTTATCACAATTTTGACAACAGTAATCTAAACAGACAAAAACATAAGGAGCTTCATGaataaaaccaacaaaactgGTTCCAGATTACAAATAGCTACAAAACAAGGCAAAAAGCATTAGAAGCAGATGGGAAACTATAATACTGTTGGGAAATTAGACAAATGGCAATAATTACAACAGAGACCATAAATGAGGTTCAAAGTCgttttttctcttattattaCCTTAGCTCGAATAGATATAGGGATATCCTGAATGACAGAAGCCTCAGTGTAGCTACTCTCATACTGTAACCGCACATGGCCCTTAATTTGTTCACGGATATCCCTTCCAAGCCTATTTCTGTTCATATATTTCATAAGGTCTGTCATCTTGTCCCTAAACTTTTCAGTCTTTGATCCCTTGACTATCAAAGCTGTCATGTTACCAATCAAATAGGCACCAAGAATCATATCAAATGAAACATACACCATTATGAATACCATCTCCCTCATATTTACTGCATGTATATCTCCATAGCCTGTGGAAGAAATGGTCGCAAATATGATTCATTCAGAGAAACTTTCAAGAGAGACAAGATAATATACATTTTGAAAAACCATCTAAATATATGGAGATCTAGAATGTATACATTGGCTTGGGACCGCTACGTTAATATGGGCCACATACCATGACATAGAGTTACGATAACTAATGActaacaaaatgaaattcatttttgctttatgaattaaataaaaaaaaaaaaaaaaacataccaaCTGTAGCCATTGTAACAATAGCGAAGTACAGAGATGTTGTATAGCGCTTCCAAAGATCAATTTCTCTGAAATGTGAATAACTAAAGTCACCTAGTTTTAAACTTCCTATCCATGTGTACCCTTCTTGGGATTCAGGTAGTGTGGTAGCCAAATAGTAGAAAATGCAGGCTGCTGTATGGGTGCAATAGAGTTCAACTACTATCAGTTTCACAATCCGGGTAATAATGTAATTGACACGTATGTCCTTCTCCAACTTGTGGAAAAAATCTGTGACTTTCCGAACCCTATATAGTCTGATCCACAAAAGGTATCTCACTTCCTCTTTTCTTCCACAAGCCTGTTCATAAAAAGTTATACTAGTTGTTAGAGTACAATCCTTGAACTGATAACAAAGAAATTGCAACAAAACCAGATGTAATAACAAAAAACTGTAAACATTGTAGCATAACATATGGCATTCATCATCTGCACAGGTAATGTCTCAAAACTACAGCCAAAATTAGTCAGATGTAATAACAAAAAGTTGTGAACATTGTAGCATAACATATGGCATTCTTCATCTGCACAGGTAATGTATCAAAACCACAGCCAAAATTAGCCTTATGTTATTGCACAGTGAGTCGCTCGAGAACAAAATTCTGACATTTAATAACAGGCTTCACTACTTCTTGTACAGTAAAGTGAGGTAAACATGACTAATTATACACTTAAGTCCCAAAACTTGTGAACTAAGGAGGCATTCTATTAATGTAATTGACTTGCATGATGGTTAGATATGAAATtgataaacaacaacaaaaggacaATGATACGTACACCATTGCCAAATTCCTTCTATTACGTCTCAAAAGGCATAAATGAAATGTCCTCATTCCACAAGTACCAAAGTTACATTTACcataaaagaaacaataaatatgtgagctaaaagagaaaaaggccATTTATCTTTTCAATTCCAAGTACTGAGATGGAATGTTAGGATACTGTGgattatggatttttttttccttctttcttaatAGATGGCAACTTATGTCTTTGCCCTGTTTAGCTAATAGTTGGAGTGTAAAATAAAAGTTACATGGAAAATTAAG
The genomic region above belongs to Glycine max cultivar Williams 82 chromosome 14, Glycine_max_v4.0, whole genome shotgun sequence and contains:
- the LOC100814385 gene encoding potassium channel SKOR codes for the protein MTGKKNVKAATTTTPEEEDQRKQTTTSSSPSSSSRSSSSSSSSDEREYEVQDLRDRLKSSRGSRFDLIENQLGLNSTWSKFSRQALLHGIRGFSVDFVIHPDNRWYRAWTKFILLWAVYSSFFTPMEFGFFRGLPENLFILDIIGQIAFLVDIVLQFFVAYRDSQTYRTVYKRTPIALRYLKSNFIFDLLGCMPWDIIYKACGRKEEVRYLLWIRLYRVRKVTDFFHKLEKDIRVNYIITRIVKLIVVELYCTHTAACIFYYLATTLPESQEGYTWIGSLKLGDFSYSHFREIDLWKRYTTSLYFAIVTMATVGYGDIHAVNMREMVFIMVYVSFDMILGAYLIGNMTALIVKGSKTEKFRDKMTDLMKYMNRNRLGRDIREQIKGHVRLQYESSYTEASVIQDIPISIRAKISQTLYLPYIEKVSLFKGCSSEFIRQIVIRLHEEFFLPGEVIMEQGNVVDQLYFVCHGVLEEVGTAEDGTEETVSLLQPNSSFGEISILCNIPQPYTVRVCELSRLLRLDKQSFTNILDIYFYDGRKVLNNLLEGKESFRDKQLESDITFHIGKQEAELALKVNNAAFNGDLYQLKGLIRAGADPNKTDYDGRSPLHLAASRGYEDITLFLIQERVDVNIKDNFGNTPLLEAVKNGHDRVASLLVREGASMKIENAGSFLCTAVARGDSDYLKRLLSNGMDPNLKDYDYRSPLHIAAAEGLYFMAKLLLEGGASVFTKDRWGNTPLDEARMCGNKNLIKLLEDAKSAQLSEFPSQEYTDKMHPKKCTVFPYHPWDPKDNRRHGIVLWIPHSIQELIKSAAEQIEFSGDACILSEDAGKVTDVDMIKDGQKLYLVHETH